A genomic stretch from Oreochromis niloticus isolate F11D_XX linkage group LG11, O_niloticus_UMD_NMBU, whole genome shotgun sequence includes:
- the LOC109199210 gene encoding uncharacterized protein LOC109199210, protein MDPKRCKGRGRGGERGRGERGGRGGERGRGGERGHGERGGGGGGGGGGGGGDEGGGGGERRQQGRGRARARRQSVSDEIRATLVDHVLVHGMTMREAGQRVQPNLSRFTVASIIRTFREENRTQRRPPGGGRLRLLSEEQERELVNMVIANNVIRLQEIQRRVIEDDHLFRGINAISLSTIDRILRKNQFRMKQAYRVPFERNSDRVKNQRVEYVQRIFEIEGRPVPHEMIFVDEAGFNLTKRRKRGRNIIGHRAIVNVPGQRGGNVTMCAAISQRGVLHRHAVLGPYNTMLLLAFLDGLRQHMFQLDYREPAQPEQPHYVVVWDNVSFHRAALVRDWFTNNPRFSNIFLPAYSPFLNPIEELFSAWRWKVYDREPYVRVHLLQAMEEACLDISVDACQGWIRHARGFYPRCLAGANIACDVDEILWPDPDQRQDAVVG, encoded by the exons ATGGATCCAAAGAGATgcaaaggaagaggacgtggtggagaaagaggacgtggtgaaagaggaggacgtggtggagaaagaggacgtggtggagaaagaggacatggtgaaagaggaggaggaggaggtggtggtggtggtggtggtggtggtgatgaaggaggtggaggtggagaacGACGGCAACAAGGAAGGGGAAGAGCAAGGGCACGAAGACAGTCAGTCTCGGATGAAATTCGAGCCACTTTAGTTGACCATGTCCTTGTCCATGGGATGACTATGAGGGAGGCTGGGCAACGAGtacaaccaaatttgagtcgcTTCACTGTTGCCTCCATCATCAGAACCTTCAGGGAGGAAAACAG GACACAGAGACGACCACCTGGTGGAGGCAGGTTAAGGCTTTTGTCGGAGGAGCAAGAGAGGGAACTTGTAAACATGGTAATTGCAAATAATGTAATCCGCCTGCAAGAGATTCAAAGGAGAGTGATTGAGGATGATCATCTTTTTCGAGGCATAAATGCCATCAGCCTCTCCACAATTGACCGCATCCTCCGAAAGAATCAATTCCGGATGAAACAGGCATACCGAGTCCCTTTCGAACGAAACTCTGACAGAGTGAAAAACCAACGTGTGGAATATGTTCAG AGAATCTTTGAGATTGAAGGACGGCCTGTTCCCCATGAAATGATCTTTGTGGATGAGGCAGGTTTTAACCTgaccaaaagaaggaaaagggggaggaaCATAATTGGCCATCGGGCTATTGTAAATGTCCCTGGTCAGCGTGGGGGGAATGTCACTATGTGCGCAGCCATCAGCCAACGAGGGGTACTCCACCGCCATGCCGTACTAGGACCCTATAACACTATGCTTCTCCTTGCTTTTCTTGATGGTTTAAGACAACATATGTTCCAGCTGGACTACAGGGAACCAGCACAGCCAGAGCAGCCTCACTACGTTGTTGTGTGGGATAACGTCAGCTTCCATCGCGCTGCTCTGGTTCGTGACTGGTTTACCAATAACCCAAGGTTTTCTAATATCTTTCTGCCTGCATACTCCCCCTTTCTAAACCCGATAGAGGAGTTATTTTCGGCATGGCGGTGGAAAGTGTATGACCGAGAACCTTATGTCCGTGTTCACCTCCTTCAGGCCATGGAAGAGGCCTGCCTAGACATATCAGTAGATGCATGCCAGGGGTGGATCAGGCATGCAAGAGGATTTTACCCCCGCTGCCTGGCTGGGGCCAATATAGCCtgtgatgtggatgagattcTCTGGCCTGACCCAGACCAAAGACAAGATGCTGTGGTGGGATAA